A part of Colius striatus isolate bColStr4 chromosome 13, bColStr4.1.hap1, whole genome shotgun sequence genomic DNA contains:
- the LOC104560242 gene encoding glycine receptor subunit alpha-4: MSPSDFLDKLMGRTSGYDARIRPNFKGPPVNVTCNIFINSFGSVTETTMDYRLNVFLRQQWNDPRLAYREYPDDSLDLDPSMLDSIWKPDLFFANEKGANFHEVTTDNKLLRIFKNGNVLYSIRLTLILSCPMDLKNFPMDIQTCTMQLESFGYTMNDLIFEWLEEQEAVQVAEGLTLPQFILRDEKDLGYCTKHYNTGKFTCIEVKFHLERQMGYYLIQMYIPSLLIVILSWVSFWISMDAAPARVGLGITTVLTMTTQSAGSRASLPKVSYVKAIDIWMAVCLLFVFAALLEYAAVNFVSRQHKELTRLRRHRRRQRMEEELVRESRFYLRGYGLGQCLQPKDGAGEGPGWSSPSPGRLLLRDGDALRRRYTDRARRIDTISRAVFPFTFLLFNIFYWIVYKVLRSEDIHTVP, from the exons ATGTCACCCTCTGACTTCCTGGACAAGCTCATGGGACGGACGTCAGGGTACGATGCCCGGATCCGACCCAACTTCAAAG GTCCGCCTGTCAACGTGACGtgcaacatcttcatcaacagcTTCGGCTCTGTCACCGAGACCACCATG GACTACCGGCTCAACGTCTTCCTGCGGCAGCAGTGGAACGACCCCCGCCTGGCCTACCGGGAGTACCCCGACGACTCCCTGGACCTCGACCCCTCCATGCTCGACTCCATCTGGAAGCCAGACCTGTTCTTTGCCAACGAGAAAGGGGCCAATTTCCACGAGGTCACCACTGACAACAAGCTGCTGCGCATCTTCAAGAACGGCAACGTGCTCTACAGCATTAG gctaacgCTGATCCTGTCCTGCCCCATGGACCTCAAGAACTTCCCCATGGACATCCAGACATGTACCATGCAGCTGGAGAGCT tTGGCTACACCATGAACGACCTCATCTTTGAGtggctggaggagcaggaggctgtGCAGGTGGCAGAGGGCTTGACCCTCCCACAGTTCATCCTCAGGGATGAGAAGGACCTGGGCTACTGCACCAAGCACTACAACACAG GCAAGTTCACCTGCATCGAGGTGAAGTTCCACCTGGAGAGGCAGATGGGTTACTACCTGATCCAGATGTACATCCCCAGCCTGCTCATCGTCATCCTCTCCTGGGTCTCCTTCTGGATCAGCATGGATGCGGCACCAGCTCGAGTGGGCTTGGGCATCACCACCGTGCTCACCATGACCACACAGAGTGCTGGATCCCGTGCCTCCCTGCCCAAG GTCTCCTACGTGAAGGCCATTGACATCTGGATGGCCGTGTGCCTGCTCTTCGTCTTCGCCGCCCTGTTGGAGTACGCGGCCGTCAACTTCGTGTCGCGGCAGCACAAGGAGCTCACGCGCCTGCGCCGGCACAGGCGGCGCCAGAGGATG GAGGAAGAGCTCGTCCGCGAGAGCCGCTTCTACTTGCGAGGCTACGGGCTGGGCCAGTGCCTGCAGCCGAAGGACGGGGCTGGGGAGGGTCCCGGCTGGTCCAGCCCCTCCCCGGGCCGGCTGCTGCTGCGGGATGGGGACGCTCTCCGCAGGCGTTACACCGACCGCGCCAGGCGCATCGACACCATCTCCAGAGCCGTCTTCCCTTTCACTTTCCTGCTCTTCAACATCTTCTACTGGATCGTCTACAAAGTGCTGCGCTCGGAGGACATCCACACGGTGCCCTGA